In the Rhodospirillaceae bacterium genome, one interval contains:
- a CDS encoding SOS response-associated peptidase, with protein MCSRYRLLAPPEDILARFGLSLTAHEVLTRIAANDIRPTDLALTVAQDNTPAILPWGLKVSWQPAPVINARSETAPNKPTFAPLLNRRVLVPASGYYEWRKTDLAKIKTHIGFADQPLFAMAGLQSEDRFVILTCAPDTAVAHIHNRMPVILNPDSEEEWLNPDLDFRQLAALLKPYKGPFKISEQQPQPPAQHSLFD; from the coding sequence GTGTGTTCCCGCTATAGATTACTCGCTCCTCCGGAGGACATTCTCGCGCGCTTTGGTTTAAGCCTCACCGCGCATGAAGTCCTGACCCGTATCGCCGCCAACGATATTCGACCGACCGACCTCGCGTTGACTGTCGCTCAAGACAACACGCCCGCGATCCTGCCCTGGGGGTTGAAGGTGTCTTGGCAACCTGCTCCGGTGATCAATGCCCGATCTGAGACAGCGCCCAACAAGCCAACCTTCGCGCCCTTATTAAATCGCCGGGTACTTGTTCCGGCCAGCGGCTACTACGAGTGGCGCAAAACAGATCTTGCAAAGATAAAAACACATATTGGGTTTGCAGATCAGCCGCTGTTTGCGATGGCGGGGCTTCAGTCAGAAGACCGGTTTGTCATTTTGACCTGCGCGCCAGACACTGCGGTCGCGCATATTCACAATCGTATGCCCGTCATTTTGAACCCGGACAGCGAGGAAGAATGGCTAAACCCTGACCTTGATTTTCGACAACTAGCAGCTTTGCTTAAGCCCTATAAAGGCCCATTTAAAATTTCTGAACAACAGCCTCAACCACCCGCGCAACACAGCCTTTTTGATTAG
- a CDS encoding tetratricopeptide repeat protein, whose amino-acid sequence MMRFFITGAVAFGLSVAFLVPASDAQMFSRGNGLVNDSAYALDRSKWDKGVSLAREALRSGELTPNNVPAALNNLCIGLTGQGNYDEAMETCDKAISKRPREWSFYNNRANIHFYREQYDRALSDYYKALTFSPGDDVLITNISLTLSARKKAAERIGAEGTVERQS is encoded by the coding sequence ATGATGCGCTTTTTTATAACCGGTGCGGTGGCCTTTGGCTTAAGCGTTGCGTTTTTGGTGCCCGCATCTGATGCTCAAATGTTCAGCCGTGGCAACGGCCTGGTGAACGATTCCGCCTATGCCTTAGACCGGAGCAAGTGGGACAAAGGAGTCAGCCTGGCCCGGGAAGCTCTCAGATCTGGGGAACTCACACCGAACAATGTGCCAGCAGCCCTTAATAACTTGTGCATTGGCCTGACAGGACAAGGCAACTACGACGAAGCGATGGAGACCTGTGACAAAGCCATCAGCAAACGACCACGGGAATGGAGCTTTTATAACAATCGCGCCAACATTCATTTCTATCGCGAGCAATACGACCGGGCGTTATCTGATTACTATAAAGCCCTAACCTTTAGCCCGGGCGATGACGTGCTCATCACAAACATCAGCTTAACCTTGAGTGCACGCAAAAAGGCGGCGGAACGTATTGGGGCCGAAGGCACAGTTGAGCGTCAAAGCTAA